Genomic DNA from Candidatus Melainabacteria bacterium:
GTGAATTCTATATCATTTCTTTCATAGTAAATATTTACTAAACCACGAACCAATTTCTCGCGATTAATTTCTTGTCCTTTTTTAATTTCTATAGCTGAATCATAATACAGCTCTGGGGTTCCAAGCCCATATATGCAGCTAACGGATGCAACTGTTATCATGTCATCTCTTTCAAATATTGAGCGTGTTGTGGAGTGGCGAAGTCTGTCAATCTCATCATTTACACTTGCAACTTTTTCTATATAAGTATCTGTTTGAGGGATATATGACTCAGGCTGATAATAGTCATAGTAACTTATAAAATACTCAACTGCATTATTAGGAAGAAATTCTCTAAACTCGTTACAAAGTTGTGCTGCAAGAGTTTTATTGTGAGCAATTACAAGTGCAGGCTTTTGAACTTTTGCAATTATATTTGCAACTGTAAAAGTTTTTCCAGAGCCAGTTACACCAAGTAATGTTTGATACTTACAACCTTTTTTAATTCCTTCTTCTAGTTCTTTAATGGCCTTTGGTTGATCACCAGCTGGCTTAAAAGGAGCCACGATCTCAAATCTTGAAGTCTTAGTTGTCATAATCAATATAATATTACCCTGAGAAAAGATGAGGGATGAGTGATAAGGTAATATATTACATATGCCAATTGAAACAAAACCATTATCTGAAGCTACATGTAGAGAAGATCTTAAAAAGGTTTGTAACTTGGCCTACAAAAGAGGTTTAGTTTCTGGAATGGAAGGTAATTTTTCTTTAAAAATTAACAATGAATTAATTTTAGTTACTCCAAGAAATACTCATAAAGGACTTATTGAAGTATCTGATTTTGTAGTTGTTGACATGAATGGAAACATTATTTCCAATGGTAGTAGAGAACTAACTAGTGAACTATCTTTACATCTTGAAGCATATAAGAAGAGAACAGATATCAAAGCAGTTGTTCATGCTCATCCACCTGCTACAGTTTCTTTTTCAGTTGCTGGTATAGATTTTAATCAACCAGTCATTCCAGAAACAATTGTCCTTCTTGGAGAAATACCTACTGTTCCTTATAGAGAGCCTGGAACAAATAAGCTGGGAGAACTAGTTGGAGTTTATATTGAAAAACATGATGCAGTTATTTTAGAAAGGCACGGAGTAGTTACAGTTGGAAAAGATATTTTTAATGCTTATTGTAAGCTAGAGTCTTTAGAACATGCTGCAAAAATAATGTACTTTGCACATACACTTGGCGATATTAAAACTTTAGATGAAGTAGATGTTAATGAGCTTATAAAACAAAGACATGAAACTTATGGAAAAGAATTAGAAGACAGGGAAGGTAAAAAACTTTTTCAATCTTCATTACAAACATTTAAACTTAAAAATCTCTTAAAGAAACTTACAGATGGAAATTCTCCCCTTTTCCAAAGGCTTTTAAATCTATCTAATGAATTAATGCTAGCTACTTTACAACGTACAAATTATTCCCAAAAACTAACAAGTGATGAAAAAGAACAGCTTGCAAGAGAACTAACAGCATCCTCCTTAAGTATGATATTAGGACGATTTACAAAGACATGACATGATAAAATCAAAGTTGAATTATGCTTCTTACAAAAGAATTTCAAGATTTAACTCTTAAAAAGAAAAAGATTGAAAACCCAGCTTTAAAAGATCTTTATTTATTTACTGTAAGTCACAAAACAGCTCCAATTCCAATTCGAGAAAAATTTGCTATACCAGAATGTTCCTTAAAAGAAACTTATCAAAATCCTAAAAAATATAAATCATTAAAAGCTTTTTTAATTCTTAGTACCTGTAGCAGAACCGAGATTTATTTTGTCTCTGACAATTTAGAACAATCCATTAATGAAATCTACATTTTTTTAAATGCTAGTTTAAATATTGAACAAAGGGTTGCTAAGGAATACAGCTCTGTAATTTCTAATATTGAAGTAATTAATCATGCATTTAAGCTAGCAAGTGGTTTAGATAGTTTAGTAATAGGTGAAAAGCAAATTTTATCTCAAGTAAAAGAAGCTTATTTTTATGCTCAAAAAGAAAAGACATTAAATAAAACACTTGAACTTTTATTCCAGAAAATTATTCAGACTGCAAAGGAAGTTCACAAAAATACAAACATTTCAAAAAGTTCACAGTCAATTAGCTCTGCTGCAGTTGAATTAGCAAATAAGATAGCTGGGCCGCTTAAAACAAAACAAGTG
This window encodes:
- a CDS encoding class II aldolase/adducin family protein: MPIETKPLSEATCREDLKKVCNLAYKRGLVSGMEGNFSLKINNELILVTPRNTHKGLIEVSDFVVVDMNGNIISNGSRELTSELSLHLEAYKKRTDIKAVVHAHPPATVSFSVAGIDFNQPVIPETIVLLGEIPTVPYREPGTNKLGELVGVYIEKHDAVILERHGVVTVGKDIFNAYCKLESLEHAAKIMYFAHTLGDIKTLDEVDVNELIKQRHETYGKELEDREGKKLFQSSLQTFKLKNLLKKLTDGNSPLFQRLLNLSNELMLATLQRTNYSQKLTSDEKEQLARELTASSLSMILGRFTKT